A section of the Campylobacter concisus ATCC 51562 genome encodes:
- a CDS encoding heavy metal translocating P-type ATPase, whose product MTHKNKITLAHKSKNRARFICESLNARSDVSAIEAAISERTDALSVRVNKYAKSIIVEYNKNYDKILNFIKSYEFPTKAKDPNLPSKANIYKAAAALGITPFMSNKTLKSAVTLYATAPNLIEGAKELRHEGVTSKVLEATAIGTSLAMGDHLAANSTNLMINIGEYMEESASHRSDDLIKELAKPNIEEVWVERNLNGEKTLEKVKTENLKKGDIVVVGAGETIGVDGYIVEGNADVNQVSMTGEAEPIPKARGDRVISGTVVDEGRIKIWAENVGSDTATARIKEYIQTSLNEKSAIGVKALKLADKLVPVTLSLAGLSYIINKNMNSVASVLQADYSCALKLATPVAFKSSISKAGRNGILVKGAKAIEALSSVDTFVFDKTGTLTHGRLSVVEIYSFKEGFSQNDILNLTASAEEHYFHPVAEAIVEAANKRGFHHIHHDEVEFIVAHGVKTAMHGKEVVIGSRHFLEDDEMISFKAHEALISKALNSGLTLLYVGYDKELVGVIAMKDDMRENAKDMVKKLRSLGVKEVVMLSGDIKSKAEEVARELGLDRVYAECLPTDKAAIIEELKSEGKKVAFVGDGINDAPSLTKANVGISMHKGADIAKATADISLLKDDIMSVALVKELANKTMDLISSNFRSTVGVNTAILSAATLGMLNPIATAMLHNGTTIWLLLNSMKGIKFKSK is encoded by the coding sequence CGAACTGATGCACTAAGTGTTCGTGTAAATAAATACGCAAAAAGTATCATCGTTGAATACAATAAAAACTACGATAAAATTTTAAACTTTATAAAGAGCTATGAATTTCCAACAAAGGCAAAAGATCCAAATTTGCCAAGCAAGGCAAATATCTATAAGGCTGCTGCTGCACTTGGTATAACACCATTTATGAGCAATAAAACTCTAAAATCAGCCGTGACTCTTTATGCCACAGCGCCAAATTTAATAGAAGGTGCAAAAGAGCTAAGGCATGAGGGCGTCACTTCAAAAGTGCTTGAGGCAACTGCTATTGGTACTAGCCTAGCAATGGGCGATCATTTAGCAGCAAATAGCACAAATTTGATGATAAATATCGGCGAATATATGGAAGAAAGTGCTAGCCACAGAAGTGATGATCTCATCAAAGAGCTAGCAAAACCAAATATCGAAGAAGTCTGGGTCGAGAGAAATTTAAATGGTGAAAAGACGCTTGAAAAAGTAAAAACCGAAAATTTAAAAAAGGGTGACATCGTAGTAGTAGGAGCTGGTGAGACGATAGGTGTTGATGGTTATATCGTTGAAGGTAACGCCGATGTAAATCAAGTCTCAATGACCGGAGAGGCTGAACCTATACCAAAAGCTAGAGGCGACCGTGTTATAAGTGGCACCGTGGTTGATGAAGGTAGGATAAAAATTTGGGCTGAAAATGTAGGTAGTGACACAGCGACAGCTAGGATCAAAGAATACATACAAACTTCACTCAATGAAAAATCAGCCATTGGTGTAAAAGCGTTAAAACTAGCTGATAAACTTGTGCCTGTTACACTCTCGCTTGCTGGACTTTCATATATTATAAATAAAAATATGAATAGTGTTGCTAGCGTACTTCAAGCAGACTACTCTTGCGCATTAAAGCTTGCTACACCAGTTGCTTTTAAATCAAGCATCTCAAAAGCTGGTAGAAACGGCATTCTTGTAAAAGGCGCAAAGGCGATTGAGGCTTTAAGCTCAGTTGATACTTTTGTATTTGACAAGACCGGCACTCTTACACATGGGCGCCTAAGCGTAGTTGAAATTTACTCATTTAAAGAGGGATTTTCTCAAAATGATATATTAAATTTAACTGCGAGTGCCGAGGAGCACTACTTTCACCCGGTGGCTGAAGCAATAGTTGAAGCTGCAAATAAGCGTGGTTTCCACCATATTCATCACGATGAAGTTGAATTTATTGTAGCTCACGGCGTAAAAACTGCGATGCACGGTAAAGAGGTGGTTATAGGCAGTAGACACTTTTTAGAAGATGACGAGATGATAAGTTTTAAAGCTCATGAAGCTTTAATAAGCAAAGCATTAAATAGCGGCTTAACCTTACTCTACGTAGGATATGATAAAGAGCTAGTCGGCGTCATCGCTATGAAAGATGATATGAGAGAAAACGCAAAAGATATGGTTAAAAAGCTAAGAAGCCTTGGCGTAAAAGAGGTCGTAATGCTAAGCGGCGACATCAAAAGCAAGGCTGAAGAAGTAGCACGTGAGCTAGGGCTTGATAGGGTCTATGCAGAGTGCTTACCAACAGATAAAGCAGCTATCATTGAAGAGTTAAAGAGCGAGGGTAAAAAAGTAGCCTTTGTGGGAGATGGCATAAATGATGCTCCAAGCCTAACTAAAGCAAATGTGGGCATAAGTATGCACAAAGGTGCTGATATAGCTAAAGCGACGGCTGATATAAGTCTTTTAAAAGATGATATCATGAGCGTAGCTCTCGTAAAAGAGCTTGCAAATAAAACAATGGATTTAATTAGCTCAAATTTCCGCTCAACAGTTGGCGTAAACACAGCTATACTAAGCGCTGCGACACTTGGTATGTTAAATCCAATAGCAACTGCCATGCTTCATAATGGCACAACGATTTGGCTTTTATTAAATTCAATGAAGGGCATAAAATTCAAATCGAAATAA
- a CDS encoding alanine/glycine:cation symporter family protein gives MVLDIFLNFLNGKMDVANDFLYGYFLVIILVATGIYFSYLTRFVQFRMFFEACRVLVEKKDKYNKHHLTPFQALMISTASRVGIGNIAGISAAIVAGGPGALFWMCLMAFLGSASAFIESTLAQIYKTKDVFGFKGGPAYYIKNGLGIKWLASLFAVILIITYAYGFNGLQSYTMTSAFEIYYDKAGSNVSFAQSGLPVGIGLILTAFAAVMFFSKSHIIGKVSSYIVPFMALAYISLALIAIVLNFKEIPDVVKMILENAFDFKAIFGGFAGSVIVIGIKRGLFSNEAGMGSAPNAAAAAHTSHPVKQGLVQAMAVFIDMTICIASGMIVLFSQAYLMKQTGSSGEVLTALPLVQAAMKEYFGEFGVHFTTLAVVLFAITSLIGNYYYAQANMKFLTKNHKLTLLFKITAVVMIFIGAQMNLKLAWNIADITMAAMATINIIAIFLLSKVVLIAVKDYEAQRRVGLNPEFDPESLGIKNTSCWNKN, from the coding sequence ATGGTGCTTGATATTTTCTTAAATTTTTTAAACGGCAAAATGGACGTAGCCAACGACTTTTTATATGGATATTTTTTAGTCATTATTCTTGTGGCTACGGGAATTTATTTTAGTTATTTGACTCGTTTTGTGCAGTTTAGGATGTTTTTTGAGGCTTGCAGGGTCTTAGTAGAAAAAAAGGACAAGTACAATAAGCACCATTTAACACCATTTCAAGCACTTATGATCTCGACTGCTTCGCGCGTTGGCATAGGCAATATCGCTGGAATTTCAGCTGCCATCGTCGCGGGCGGTCCGGGTGCTCTTTTTTGGATGTGTTTGATGGCTTTTTTAGGATCAGCTTCAGCTTTTATAGAGAGTACGTTAGCGCAAATTTATAAGACAAAAGACGTTTTTGGATTTAAAGGCGGTCCAGCTTATTACATCAAAAATGGCCTTGGCATAAAGTGGCTAGCTTCGCTTTTTGCAGTGATCCTCATCATCACCTATGCGTACGGCTTTAACGGACTTCAAAGCTACACCATGACATCAGCCTTTGAAATTTACTATGACAAAGCTGGTAGCAACGTTAGCTTTGCACAAAGCGGCCTACCTGTTGGCATTGGTCTTATCCTTACTGCATTTGCGGCGGTTATGTTTTTTAGCAAAAGTCACATCATCGGCAAAGTAAGCTCATACATCGTGCCTTTCATGGCACTTGCCTACATCTCATTAGCACTTATCGCTATTGTTTTAAATTTCAAAGAAATTCCTGATGTTGTTAAGATGATCTTAGAAAATGCCTTTGATTTTAAAGCGATATTTGGCGGATTTGCCGGTAGTGTGATCGTAATAGGCATCAAAAGAGGCCTTTTCTCAAACGAAGCTGGCATGGGTTCAGCTCCGAACGCAGCAGCTGCAGCACATACTAGCCACCCAGTAAAACAAGGCCTAGTTCAAGCAATGGCAGTCTTTATAGACATGACCATATGTATAGCATCTGGTATGATCGTGCTATTTTCACAGGCCTATCTTATGAAGCAAACTGGCTCAAGTGGTGAGGTGCTAACCGCTCTCCCTCTCGTTCAAGCCGCGATGAAAGAGTATTTTGGTGAATTTGGAGTTCATTTTACCACTCTTGCGGTCGTACTTTTTGCCATCACTTCACTTATTGGCAACTACTACTATGCTCAGGCAAATATGAAATTTTTAACCAAAAACCACAAGCTTACATTGCTATTTAAGATAACGGCTGTCGTTATGATATTTATTGGTGCTCAGATGAATTTAAAGCTTGCTTGGAATATCGCTGATATCACAATGGCTGCAATGGCAACTATTAACATCATCGCTATATTCTTACTTTCAAAAGTAGTGTTAATAGCAGTCAAAGACTACGAAGCTCAAAGAAGGGTTGGGCTAAATCCAGAATTTGACCCAGAAAGTCTTGGCATCAAAAATACAAGTTGCTGGAATAAAAACTAA
- the modD gene encoding ModD protein translates to MILSDAEILSYINEDIPYFDLTTSLQNIDKKASLEIYSRDEICVSCVDVAASVARLLGCESEIFVQNSQICKADDVIIKIYGSYEDVHKAWKLAQVALEYASAIATYTNKMVNATKCVNEKCEILATRKSFPFAKKFCVKAVLEGGGKMHRLGLSDSILFFKNHIKAYANFDEFVSLLPEFKAKMVEKKICVEAENLDEASKLLKANCDVVQCDKFSPELIENVLSLRDEISPNTIILAAGGINLSNAKDYANADAIVTSAMYSKGVADISTRLEIL, encoded by the coding sequence ATGATACTTAGCGACGCAGAAATTCTAAGCTATATAAACGAAGATATACCTTACTTTGATCTTACTACGTCGCTTCAAAATATCGATAAAAAAGCCTCACTTGAAATTTATTCACGTGATGAGATTTGCGTTAGCTGCGTTGATGTAGCCGCAAGTGTTGCGAGGCTACTTGGGTGCGAGAGTGAAATTTTTGTGCAAAATTCTCAAATTTGTAAGGCTGACGATGTAATCATAAAAATTTATGGCAGCTACGAAGATGTGCATAAAGCTTGGAAGTTAGCTCAAGTCGCACTAGAATATGCCAGCGCCATCGCAACTTATACAAACAAAATGGTAAATGCCACAAAGTGCGTTAATGAAAAATGTGAAATTTTAGCAACCAGAAAGAGCTTTCCATTTGCTAAGAAATTTTGCGTAAAAGCGGTACTTGAAGGTGGCGGTAAAATGCATAGACTTGGGCTTAGCGATAGCATTTTATTTTTTAAAAATCATATAAAAGCTTATGCGAATTTTGATGAATTTGTATCTCTTTTGCCAGAATTTAAAGCCAAAATGGTTGAGAAAAAAATCTGCGTTGAAGCTGAAAATTTAGACGAAGCAAGCAAGCTTTTAAAAGCAAATTGCGACGTTGTGCAGTGCGATAAATTTAGTCCAGAGCTCATCGAAAATGTACTCTCTTTAAGAGATGAGATTTCGCCAAATACCATTATCCTAGCAGCCGGTGGTATAAATTTATCAAATGCAAAAGATTACGCAAATGCCGATGCGATAGTAACATCAGCGATGTATTCAAAAGGCGTTGCTGATATCAGCACCAGACTTGAGATTTTGTAA
- a CDS encoding BCCT family transporter, giving the protein MIKFQRSKFNNSVFIPSLVVIVLITAFAAIFPNFSNEFFKGMQDYISAKFGWFYILAVAVILLSVIILGFSKLGEIKLGADHVKPEHKNISWFSMLFAAGMGIGLVFFGVAEPLMHYLNPPVGDPQSVAAAKLAMNITFFHWGMGAWSVYAIVALILAFFSYRHGLPLTLRSAFYPIIGDKIYGKIGNAIDTFAVVATLFGVATSLGYGVLQVNAGLTHVFGLPTMHITLLIVLCLAATISAASGVDKGIKILSNANIALAICFMFLILFLGDTTQLLKSFVQNSGDYVSTLISNTFNLYAYERQNESWLGGWTLLYWAWWLSWSPFVGLFIAKISKGRTIREFVIGVLFVPTGFTFAWMSFFGNSAIALVQGGFSELATTVNSDSASALFMFLEKFSFSGVLSTIAVFMIVIFFVTSADSAAIVMNMLCSNGKDDTPVWQKVFWGVTVGVVAAFLMLAGGLASLQALTITTALPFAIVLLGAIYGLFKALRVDLTKKETNNFSNMPLSDLSKPWQERLSAIITLPGKKDGKKFLNEVVLKAFNELKEEFAKNGLEAKVTNGENFVNLNVGLGDEMDFRYGVYLTKSQSPDYTRELDGDDLYYRAEVYLKEGGQDYDVLGWSEATLINDVIEQYRKHMQFLHVVRE; this is encoded by the coding sequence ATGATCAAATTTCAAAGATCAAAATTTAACAATTCAGTATTTATCCCATCGCTTGTTGTTATAGTTTTAATAACAGCATTTGCAGCGATATTTCCAAATTTCTCAAATGAATTTTTTAAGGGCATGCAAGATTACATCTCGGCAAAATTTGGCTGGTTTTACATCCTAGCCGTCGCCGTCATACTTCTTAGTGTCATCATCCTTGGCTTTAGCAAGCTTGGCGAGATCAAACTAGGAGCCGATCACGTAAAGCCAGAGCACAAAAATATCTCGTGGTTTTCTATGCTTTTTGCCGCTGGTATGGGCATAGGTCTAGTATTTTTTGGTGTGGCTGAGCCACTTATGCACTATCTAAACCCGCCAGTTGGCGACCCGCAAAGCGTCGCTGCAGCAAAGCTTGCGATGAATATCACGTTCTTTCACTGGGGCATGGGCGCTTGGTCAGTCTATGCTATCGTGGCGCTAATACTTGCTTTTTTCTCGTATAGACATGGCTTGCCACTCACGCTTAGATCAGCGTTTTATCCGATCATTGGCGATAAAATTTATGGCAAGATCGGCAATGCTATCGATACATTTGCCGTTGTGGCGACGCTTTTTGGCGTGGCGACATCGCTGGGATACGGCGTACTTCAGGTAAATGCGGGTCTTACGCACGTTTTTGGTCTGCCGACCATGCACATCACGCTTTTAATAGTGCTTTGCCTAGCTGCAACCATCTCAGCGGCAAGTGGCGTCGATAAGGGCATCAAGATCTTGTCAAACGCAAACATCGCGCTAGCTATATGTTTTATGTTTTTGATACTGTTTTTGGGCGATACGACGCAGCTTTTAAAGTCGTTTGTACAAAACAGCGGCGACTACGTCTCGACGCTCATTTCAAACACCTTTAATCTCTACGCCTACGAGAGGCAAAATGAGAGTTGGCTTGGCGGTTGGACGCTGCTATACTGGGCTTGGTGGCTATCTTGGTCGCCGTTTGTGGGGCTGTTTATCGCCAAAATTTCAAAGGGCAGGACGATAAGAGAATTTGTGATCGGCGTGCTTTTCGTGCCGACGGGCTTTACATTTGCTTGGATGAGCTTTTTTGGTAACTCGGCGATCGCGCTTGTTCAAGGCGGCTTTAGCGAGCTTGCGACCACGGTAAATTCCGACTCGGCTTCGGCGCTCTTTATGTTTTTGGAGAAATTTAGCTTTTCAGGCGTGCTAAGCACGATCGCGGTCTTTATGATCGTCATATTTTTCGTCACTTCGGCCGATTCAGCGGCGATCGTGATGAACATGCTTTGCTCAAACGGCAAGGATGATACGCCGGTTTGGCAAAAGGTCTTTTGGGGCGTTACGGTGGGCGTCGTGGCGGCATTTTTGATGCTAGCCGGCGGACTTGCCTCACTTCAAGCGCTTACTATCACCACAGCACTGCCATTTGCGATCGTGCTACTTGGCGCTATTTACGGGCTATTTAAGGCGCTACGTGTGGATCTAACCAAAAAAGAGACAAATAACTTTAGTAACATGCCTCTTAGCGATCTTTCAAAGCCATGGCAAGAGCGCCTAAGTGCGATCATCACGCTTCCAGGCAAGAAAGATGGCAAGAAATTTTTAAACGAAGTCGTGCTAAAAGCGTTTAACGAGCTAAAAGAGGAATTTGCCAAAAATGGGCTTGAAGCAAAGGTCACAAATGGTGAAAATTTTGTAAATTTAAACGTTGGACTTGGCGATGAGATGGACTTTAGATATGGCGTCTATCTCACCAAAAGCCAGAGCCCAGACTACACCAGAGAGCTTGACGGCGATGATCTTTACTATAGAGCTGAAGTCTATCTAAAAGAGGGCGGTCAGGACTACGACGTGCTTGGCTGGAGCGAAGCCACGCTGATAAACGACGTCATCGAGCAATACCGCAAACACATGCAGTTTTTACATGTTGTTAGAGAGTAA
- a CDS encoding DKNYY domain-containing protein produces MRKITIRFVYFLVILTLFFVLAMLYLWHEGEYQRSFANIDNSEFYRSPEGKIYVQISGSGKYELKGVDEASFRVLKLKHAYDYSNVGADKNHIYCAREILPGLDPKSAKVLGNGYISDGKISYYCATRSEKEPGFSEFSSIMKNLAHTFIKSYDDSPYFYRTKRVESTNLEPIFDAGFARDGSTLYYKGEKLDADPSELRYITTESGAASGYYTDGKSLFMGFYRLDARYSDETRRICYDAKHDIEYLFEPKSGAAFANEHKFSAQNMPYSAIYSVDNVHSFWPLFASKDGIYFWDGSKNEQAKISDYQLKGELKRLYADVFVDEISAYFLQQGEEWQRSKHGRHLVAQTVSLYKFAPSSLWREIGLVKDGEYGAVYANGEKVYFFSSIKPFYGIRHSVYEVADLSVIEILTRPSKELSAKDISEMIKRGELVEASGEEVARSRIEFDSPKIILYITFGIAFFVIVLTTLAKPKRDERDLR; encoded by the coding sequence ATGAGAAAAATTACTATTAGGTTTGTTTATTTTTTAGTCATCTTGACGCTATTTTTTGTTTTGGCAATGCTTTATCTATGGCATGAGGGCGAGTATCAAAGAAGCTTTGCAAACATTGATAATAGCGAGTTTTACCGCTCGCCTGAGGGTAAAATTTACGTCCAAATTTCAGGCAGTGGCAAGTATGAGCTAAAAGGCGTCGATGAGGCTAGTTTTAGGGTCTTAAAGCTAAAACACGCATACGACTACTCAAACGTGGGAGCTGATAAAAATCATATCTATTGCGCTAGAGAAATTTTACCAGGTCTTGATCCAAAAAGTGCCAAAGTGCTTGGCAATGGCTATATAAGCGATGGCAAGATAAGCTATTATTGCGCTACTAGAAGCGAGAAAGAGCCAGGATTTAGCGAATTTAGTTCTATTATGAAAAACCTTGCTCACACCTTTATAAAAAGCTACGATGATAGCCCTTATTTTTACAGGACAAAAAGGGTTGAAAGCACAAATTTAGAGCCTATCTTTGACGCTGGCTTTGCAAGAGACGGTAGCACGCTTTACTATAAGGGCGAAAAGCTTGACGCAGATCCTAGTGAGCTAAGATACATCACGACAGAAAGTGGCGCTGCTAGCGGATATTACACAGATGGCAAAAGCTTGTTTATGGGCTTTTATAGGCTTGATGCAAGATATTCAGATGAGACACGCCGGATATGCTACGATGCTAAGCACGATATAGAATATCTTTTTGAGCCAAAAAGTGGGGCGGCATTTGCAAATGAGCATAAATTTAGCGCTCAAAATATGCCTTATAGCGCCATTTATAGCGTGGATAACGTGCATTCGTTTTGGCCTCTTTTTGCAAGCAAAGATGGAATTTACTTTTGGGATGGCAGTAAAAACGAGCAGGCTAAAATTTCAGACTACCAGCTAAAAGGCGAGCTAAAAAGGCTCTATGCTGACGTTTTTGTAGATGAAATTTCAGCCTATTTTTTACAACAAGGCGAAGAGTGGCAGCGCTCAAAGCACGGCAGACACTTAGTGGCGCAAACCGTCTCTTTATATAAATTTGCCCCAAGCTCATTATGGCGCGAGATAGGACTGGTAAAAGATGGCGAGTATGGCGCGGTCTATGCAAATGGCGAGAAGGTCTATTTTTTTAGCAGTATAAAGCCATTTTATGGCATTAGACATAGCGTTTATGAGGTGGCTGATCTTAGCGTCATAGAAATTTTAACAAGGCCGTCTAAAGAGCTTAGCGCAAAAGATATCAGCGAGATGATAAAGCGTGGCGAGCTAGTGGAGGCAAGCGGAGAAGAGGTCGCTAGATCTAGGATAGAGTTTGACTCGCCAAAGATCATCTTGTACATCACATTTGGCATCGCTTTTTTCGTCATAGTGCTAACAACTCTTGCAAAACCAAAGAGAGATGAAAGAGACTTGAGATAA
- a CDS encoding DKNYY domain-containing protein, with the protein MLKKHPLISVVIAIVVIFFATYFFIFGLVSILDDDIGDSKELNNSFFYVKDDKVYAMVPSGGKFELIGVRASKFRYIDTGKYDNRNVGASDKAVYCGNLVMSGLDPNGVRALGNGYFGDGKITYFCDSVSETNLEISALKEFWDIVSHKMFNTPKAQTHIYKFRQVDNANLAAILGFGYASDGVKVYHEGKELDGANASKMRYIEQASGRKSMHFTTDGENVYYDSTKLGIKFSPQMRDIGEIWRIHYLYEPNSGMVYANDHEFDPKFAPYEPLFNLKDEHSYHALFRGKGGIYHWERKWQWYNSIDEGEFVRDGDDPFKGEITPLYGDVVISDGKTYFLKTYEIWHNTKNNHSLSSRHTCIVRLDTKEQWRKIGLVRNDGYGAVYANGDKTYYFDNVGYGWRFNSSVYDINDLGVVEILTRPYGPNVKNLKLDEIVKMVDQGAMVPAEGEVVIDAISDFDDYSQKYTYWIFLAIAFIVSVVGAIFKNKKQKSELKKRVDDYR; encoded by the coding sequence ATGCTAAAAAAACATCCGCTAATCTCTGTAGTGATCGCCATTGTTGTGATATTTTTTGCTACCTACTTTTTTATCTTTGGGTTAGTTTCTATTTTAGATGACGACATTGGCGATAGTAAAGAGCTAAATAATAGCTTTTTTTACGTTAAAGATGACAAGGTCTATGCCATGGTGCCAAGTGGCGGTAAATTTGAGCTAATAGGCGTGAGGGCCAGTAAATTTAGATACATTGACACTGGCAAATACGACAACAGAAACGTTGGCGCTAGCGATAAGGCGGTGTATTGCGGTAATCTCGTGATGAGCGGGCTTGATCCAAATGGCGTTAGAGCGCTTGGCAATGGCTATTTTGGTGACGGCAAGATCACATATTTTTGCGATAGCGTAAGCGAGACAAACCTCGAAATATCCGCACTTAAAGAGTTTTGGGACATCGTCTCGCACAAAATGTTTAACACCCCCAAAGCGCAAACTCATATCTATAAATTTAGGCAGGTTGATAACGCAAATTTAGCAGCGATCTTGGGCTTTGGCTATGCAAGCGACGGCGTGAAGGTCTATCATGAGGGCAAAGAGCTAGATGGCGCAAATGCCAGCAAGATGCGTTATATCGAGCAGGCATCTGGCAGAAAGAGCATGCATTTTACGACTGACGGAGAAAATGTCTATTATGACAGCACAAAACTAGGGATCAAATTTAGCCCACAAATGCGTGATATTGGCGAGATATGGCGCATTCACTATCTTTATGAGCCAAATTCTGGCATGGTCTATGCAAATGACCATGAATTTGATCCAAAATTTGCCCCATACGAGCCACTTTTTAACCTAAAAGATGAGCACTCCTATCATGCGCTCTTTCGTGGTAAAGGCGGTATCTATCACTGGGAGCGAAAGTGGCAGTGGTATAACAGCATAGATGAGGGTGAGTTTGTAAGAGACGGAGATGATCCGTTTAAAGGCGAGATAACGCCGCTATATGGCGACGTGGTGATAAGTGATGGCAAGACATATTTTTTAAAAACCTATGAAATTTGGCACAACACAAAAAATAACCACAGCCTAAGCTCACGCCACACGTGTATAGTAAGGCTCGATACAAAAGAGCAGTGGCGAAAAATAGGGCTTGTAAGAAACGATGGCTATGGCGCGGTCTATGCAAACGGCGATAAGACCTATTATTTTGATAACGTCGGCTACGGCTGGCGTTTTAACAGCAGTGTTTATGATATAAACGACCTTGGCGTGGTTGAAATTCTCACTCGTCCTTATGGCCCAAATGTTAAGAATTTAAAACTAGATGAGATAGTAAAAATGGTAGATCAAGGCGCTATGGTGCCAGCTGAGGGCGAGGTGGTGATCGACGCGATAAGCGACTTTGATGATTACTCGCAAAAATATACCTACTGGATATTTCTTGCCATTGCATTTATAGTCTCGGTAGTTGGCGCTATTTTTAAAAACAAAAAGCAAAAAAGCGAGCTTAAAAAAAGGGTGGATGACTATAGATAA